In Sphaerodactylus townsendi isolate TG3544 linkage group LG13, MPM_Stown_v2.3, whole genome shotgun sequence, one DNA window encodes the following:
- the SERTM2 gene encoding serine-rich and transmembrane domain-containing 2 produces the protein MTEAYFKYRGNLTGRAHPPTLATAADTTVDKYANLYMYVGLFLTLLAVLLILLFTMLLRLKHVISPITTSPESTENVQQFTDVEMHSRIPSA, from the coding sequence ATGACTGAGGCCTATTTCAAATACCGTGGAAATCTTACTGGTCGTGCTCATCCCCCCACCCTGGCTACAGCGGCTGATACGACGGTAGATAAGTACGCCAACTTGTACATGTACGTGGGGCTCTTTTTGACTCTCCTGGCGGTCCTCCTCATATTGCTCTTCACCATGCTCCTGCGCCTGAAGCACGTCATCTCCCCCATCACGACGTCTCCGGAGAGCACGGAGAACGTCCAGCAGTTCACAGACGTGGAAATGCACAGCCGGATCCCCAGCGCTTGA